The following are encoded in a window of Roseimaritima ulvae genomic DNA:
- a CDS encoding sigma-70 family RNA polymerase sigma factor gives MNQQKVQKLVQLLSEHHDQLYRYIYSLVGSPHDARDVLQETSFALYEKYDHFDDSRPFLPWAYRFAYLHVLKWRESKSREILLLGADVIELLARERQNQEIHLNRRLTLLEQCIQELPGADHELVRSRYFEGVAHDTIVERVGTSRRTLFRELKRIRHQLMHCIEGKLALEESP, from the coding sequence GTGAATCAACAGAAAGTGCAAAAGCTGGTGCAGTTGCTCTCGGAGCACCATGACCAGCTATACCGGTACATCTATTCGCTTGTGGGTAGCCCCCACGATGCTCGCGATGTGCTGCAAGAAACCTCTTTCGCACTGTACGAAAAATACGATCACTTCGACGACTCGCGGCCCTTCCTGCCCTGGGCCTATCGCTTTGCTTACCTGCACGTCCTGAAATGGCGGGAATCCAAGTCGCGGGAAATCCTGCTGCTCGGCGCCGATGTCATCGAACTGCTGGCCCGAGAACGACAAAACCAGGAAATCCACTTGAACCGTCGCCTGACGCTGCTCGAACAATGCATCCAAGAACTTCCGGGCGCCGACCATGAACTCGTCCGCTCGCGTTACTTCGAGGGCGTTGCACACGACACGATTGTGGAACGAGTGGGCACAAGCCGCCGCACCTTGTTCCGAGAACTGAAACGCATACGCCATCAACTAATGCATTGCATCGAAGGAAAACTGGCACTGGAGGAGTCTCCATGA
- a CDS encoding FecR family protein has product MTNAQPDAKIRRQLETLLSKHIDEKLTGDEIEELEFLLRDDPRNREFYLQYMDLQAALPTAVSTPSSGPTAAAAEHADWIGPLVEFSQLRRQTGPAVDRSSGRSRTPWIISFASLAATCLLAVAFYATRASQVAVEPAPRSQPQPAAMESESRSGEVVLMQAAGAELFGEFLPPVGEHLESNHEYALTAGMMGLRFPDGAEVILEAPSVVEIATRDRLIVSAGRCSVYAPPGAEGFEVITPQTEIIDRGTRFSVAVSDDGATDVQVVEGLAEVRPTHAETTAPVRLTARQARRFNGDGGLAPQALAFDAENYRQSLPDRIVSYQAKPAGEDSIAELQSVTVQRGGRLMNIPVSQMIGVQVTHFRGPQNKFASVQVGYDADRLAGLESDSLLYTGVLNPGGSAQPLVDDPVLADSSSTAEPTPGLAIRFRQAVVNHPGPDVVFFELQSVVNPLEGDAFHVSPLKFREGLRSHSIRRYDITMTSREAQRLPEFQPYFFRQSPQTLEDLLVGAVDQRRPSLPFHALAVGIDLSDLGYQDGAAVDGLFFQDALDDRHVVDPVFIAGLPWDQIDGEQMEAAQR; this is encoded by the coding sequence ATGACGAACGCCCAGCCAGACGCAAAAATCCGCCGTCAGTTGGAAACGTTGCTCTCCAAACACATCGATGAGAAACTGACGGGCGACGAGATCGAAGAACTGGAATTCCTGCTGCGTGACGACCCGCGAAACCGCGAGTTCTATCTGCAGTACATGGACCTGCAGGCCGCACTGCCCACGGCTGTATCCACGCCGTCCAGCGGACCCACCGCGGCTGCCGCCGAACATGCGGATTGGATCGGACCGCTGGTAGAGTTTTCACAACTGCGTCGCCAAACGGGGCCGGCGGTCGATCGTTCGTCGGGGCGAAGCCGGACGCCGTGGATAATCAGCTTCGCTTCGCTGGCCGCAACGTGCTTGCTGGCCGTAGCGTTCTACGCAACGCGAGCCTCACAAGTGGCCGTCGAGCCAGCGCCACGTTCCCAGCCACAGCCCGCCGCGATGGAATCAGAAAGTCGGTCAGGGGAAGTCGTCCTGATGCAGGCTGCTGGCGCCGAGTTGTTCGGCGAGTTCTTGCCGCCGGTCGGCGAGCACCTGGAGTCCAATCATGAATATGCGTTGACCGCCGGCATGATGGGGCTGCGGTTTCCCGACGGAGCGGAAGTTATTTTGGAAGCGCCGAGTGTGGTGGAAATCGCGACGCGGGACCGGCTGATCGTCAGCGCGGGTCGCTGCAGCGTGTATGCACCGCCGGGCGCCGAAGGGTTTGAGGTGATCACGCCTCAGACGGAAATCATCGATCGCGGCACTCGGTTCTCCGTCGCCGTCAGCGACGATGGGGCAACCGATGTGCAGGTTGTGGAGGGGCTGGCCGAAGTGCGTCCGACGCATGCGGAGACGACCGCTCCCGTTCGCCTCACCGCCCGGCAAGCTCGCCGCTTCAACGGAGATGGGGGACTCGCCCCGCAGGCCCTCGCGTTCGATGCCGAAAACTATCGCCAGTCACTGCCCGATCGCATCGTCAGCTACCAGGCAAAACCGGCGGGAGAAGATTCGATCGCGGAACTGCAAAGCGTTACCGTGCAGCGTGGCGGCCGTTTGATGAACATCCCGGTCAGCCAGATGATCGGCGTGCAAGTCACTCACTTCCGGGGTCCCCAAAACAAATTCGCATCGGTTCAAGTGGGATACGACGCGGACCGTTTAGCGGGCCTGGAATCCGACTCGCTGCTGTACACGGGCGTGCTGAACCCAGGCGGTTCGGCACAACCCCTGGTCGACGATCCCGTGCTCGCCGACTCGTCAAGCACCGCGGAACCGACGCCCGGTCTGGCCATTCGCTTTCGCCAAGCGGTCGTCAATCACCCCGGACCCGACGTGGTGTTTTTTGAACTGCAGTCGGTGGTCAATCCTCTGGAAGGGGATGCGTTTCACGTCAGCCCGCTGAAGTTCCGCGAAGGCTTGCGATCACATTCAATTCGCCGCTATGACATCACGATGACCTCGCGCGAAGCCCAACGCTTGCCGGAATTCCAACCGTACTTCTTCCGCCAGTCACCGCAGACGTTGGAGGACCTGTTGGTCGGAGCCGTGGATCAACGTCGTCCTTCGCTGCCATTTCATGCACTGGCCGTCGGCATCGACCTGTCGGATCTTGGGTATCAGGACGGTGCCGCGGTGGATGGACTATTCTTTCAAGACGCCTTGGATGACCGGCATGTTGTCGATCCTGTGTTTATCGCCGGCCTGCCCTGGGATCAAATAGATGGGGAGCAAATGGAGGCCGCACAACGATGA
- a CDS encoding DUF1553 domain-containing protein, whose product MRFGKRTIATFATWILVAVTPALAAEPIIQWRFDDPSQTGTWWGKAGAPAAGPRPPMYPGFAADNMAMTFRGHEGAIVIADEQQGGASNIRFGSGETFAFETWVKFRSIRAGQIAYVLGKGRHPKHGDDFGDDNQNYSIRFQGAKDGAQIGLLFTSQHPETKQRAWHRWWSKGTVPGAGWHHVALQFTFGEGDSLRAWIDGQPVEGTWDESGATDLPPVQDADDLVIGTGFTRGASSSLQGWLDNLAIYRSGFDADQIAQRYQFVPPPPAVTRSMLTPGKVLVQISEDGVPQSNGWPEEPQVTEDYLEDVFGLFELPHKYVATGVRGDRANPSHLRASAMVTLPAGKHRLLVRGRGMCRLYIDGKKLLETPPRPHDPGGYEPLSVQDNYLDLGPDFRFAPPGNRDAWCEFETPGGEHFVILETLVGGIIGNSTFRPEVGETVVAVSLEGSESWSLLSPGEREVRYTDEGWQAYEAERRERLAKINAAARVKRRAAHGDYWNQRRSVAAEWLAETDAVAVPELPSGYPAHNPIDHFLAARIDAVKQETPQHKGEGVDYFTQIRPLLESRCYDCHQGSKAQGDLRLDDHASALAGGESDGPAIVPGDVDNSALLDRITSEDEEVVMPPHGDPLTEQQIALLRRWIEEGAAWPQYDIDDFQPTPLADDLAFLRRVSLDTVGVPPSEAEIHAFLKRPAESRRGEVIDRLLDDDRWADHWMGYWLDALAENPNILNPTLNNTGPFRWWLYESLLDNKPADLFVTELIRMEGSERYGGPAGFATATQNDLPMAAKGMIVSSAFLGVEMKCARCHDAPAHVSLQQDLMQLAALLKQKPIKLPESSSVPMDRLHQTGRKPLIQVTLKPGTEIKPAWPFARYCDESVADTLAEHPDNSRDRLAALITAPQNERFAQVMVNRIWQRLMGRGLVASVSDWEKGGPSHPQLLRWLGRQFVASGYDMKAISRLILNSHAYQRATDPTLSETSPLFISPAPRRLTAEQIVDSAFHATGTPFDLEEVSLDIDSVRAVATTISLGKPRRCWMLASSSNERDRPSLSLPRITAVTSVLKTFGWRGARQDPQSLRDTESNMLQPAILANGVMSIWLTRLSDRHGITQLALEDQPVEQLVDRVFLRLLTRQPSAEEKQRYVGFLSEGYDTRVIPADQRIQPVSGKREPVRYVSWSNHVDGPANSLALQKEAEARRGDPPSNALDEAWRLRMEDMLWALLNSPEWVYTP is encoded by the coding sequence ATGAGATTCGGTAAACGCACGATTGCAACGTTTGCGACGTGGATATTGGTGGCGGTCACACCGGCTCTAGCAGCCGAACCGATCATCCAATGGCGGTTCGATGATCCATCGCAAACCGGCACCTGGTGGGGCAAAGCCGGCGCGCCGGCCGCGGGACCACGGCCGCCCATGTATCCCGGATTTGCGGCGGATAACATGGCCATGACCTTTCGTGGGCACGAAGGTGCAATCGTTATCGCTGATGAACAGCAGGGCGGCGCGAGCAACATCCGTTTCGGCAGTGGCGAGACGTTTGCCTTTGAGACTTGGGTGAAGTTCAGATCCATCCGCGCAGGCCAAATCGCCTATGTGTTGGGCAAAGGCCGGCACCCCAAGCATGGAGACGATTTTGGCGACGACAACCAGAACTACTCCATCCGTTTTCAAGGGGCAAAAGACGGCGCACAAATTGGTTTGTTGTTCACCAGCCAGCATCCCGAAACGAAGCAACGAGCTTGGCATCGTTGGTGGAGCAAGGGCACGGTGCCGGGCGCCGGCTGGCATCACGTGGCCTTGCAGTTCACATTCGGCGAAGGCGACAGCCTGCGGGCTTGGATCGATGGCCAACCGGTGGAGGGTACGTGGGACGAAAGCGGTGCAACCGACCTGCCGCCCGTCCAAGACGCGGACGACCTGGTGATCGGCACCGGCTTTACCCGCGGCGCCAGTTCGTCGCTTCAGGGTTGGCTGGACAACTTGGCGATCTATCGCTCGGGCTTTGACGCCGACCAGATCGCTCAGCGCTATCAGTTTGTTCCGCCTCCGCCGGCGGTCACGCGTTCGATGCTGACGCCCGGCAAGGTATTGGTGCAGATCAGCGAGGACGGCGTCCCCCAATCCAATGGCTGGCCGGAAGAACCGCAGGTCACCGAAGACTATCTGGAAGACGTGTTCGGACTGTTCGAACTGCCTCACAAATACGTGGCCACGGGCGTCCGGGGCGACCGAGCCAATCCATCGCACCTGCGAGCTTCGGCGATGGTGACTTTGCCGGCGGGTAAACATCGTCTGTTGGTTCGCGGCCGCGGCATGTGCCGGCTGTACATCGACGGCAAGAAGCTGTTGGAGACGCCGCCCCGACCCCACGACCCCGGCGGCTACGAACCGCTGTCGGTGCAAGACAATTATCTCGACCTCGGTCCCGACTTTCGCTTCGCACCGCCAGGAAATCGCGACGCCTGGTGTGAATTCGAAACGCCGGGCGGAGAGCATTTTGTCATTCTGGAAACGCTGGTCGGCGGCATCATCGGCAACAGCACGTTCCGGCCCGAAGTCGGTGAGACGGTGGTTGCCGTTTCGCTGGAAGGCAGCGAGTCGTGGTCGTTGCTGTCCCCTGGCGAGCGTGAGGTGCGTTACACCGACGAAGGTTGGCAAGCCTACGAAGCCGAACGCAGAGAACGGCTGGCCAAAATCAACGCCGCGGCCCGGGTCAAACGTCGCGCGGCCCATGGTGACTACTGGAATCAACGCCGCAGCGTTGCCGCCGAGTGGCTGGCGGAGACCGATGCGGTCGCCGTCCCCGAACTGCCTAGCGGCTACCCCGCTCACAACCCGATCGATCATTTCCTTGCCGCCCGGATCGATGCGGTTAAACAGGAGACACCGCAGCATAAGGGCGAGGGCGTCGATTATTTCACCCAGATTCGTCCGCTCCTCGAATCCCGCTGCTACGACTGCCACCAAGGCAGCAAGGCGCAAGGCGACCTGCGTCTAGATGATCATGCATCGGCGTTGGCCGGCGGCGAATCAGACGGCCCCGCCATCGTTCCTGGCGACGTCGACAACAGCGCATTGCTAGATCGGATCACCTCCGAGGACGAGGAGGTGGTCATGCCGCCCCATGGCGATCCGCTGACTGAACAACAGATCGCGTTGCTGCGGCGATGGATCGAAGAGGGTGCGGCTTGGCCCCAGTACGACATCGACGACTTCCAACCGACGCCGCTTGCCGATGACCTTGCTTTCCTCCGCCGCGTCTCCCTGGACACCGTCGGCGTGCCGCCCAGCGAAGCGGAGATCCACGCATTTCTCAAACGTCCCGCCGAGTCGCGTCGTGGCGAAGTCATTGACCGCCTGCTGGACGATGATCGTTGGGCCGATCACTGGATGGGTTACTGGCTGGACGCGCTGGCCGAAAACCCCAACATCCTGAACCCCACGCTGAACAACACGGGCCCCTTCCGTTGGTGGCTGTATGAATCGCTGCTGGATAACAAGCCCGCCGATTTGTTTGTCACCGAACTGATTCGCATGGAAGGCAGCGAGCGATATGGCGGACCGGCCGGCTTCGCCACCGCCACGCAGAACGACCTGCCGATGGCCGCCAAAGGAATGATCGTCAGCAGTGCCTTTCTGGGTGTGGAAATGAAATGTGCCCGGTGCCACGACGCCCCCGCACATGTTTCCCTGCAGCAAGATCTGATGCAACTGGCCGCGTTGTTAAAGCAGAAACCGATCAAGTTGCCTGAATCCAGCAGCGTGCCCATGGATCGGCTGCATCAGACCGGACGCAAGCCGCTGATTCAGGTCACGCTCAAACCGGGAACCGAAATCAAACCGGCTTGGCCCTTCGCCCGTTACTGCGATGAATCGGTCGCCGACACGTTGGCGGAACATCCCGACAACTCGCGCGACCGGCTGGCTGCCCTGATCACCGCGCCGCAGAATGAACGTTTTGCTCAGGTAATGGTCAACCGCATCTGGCAACGACTGATGGGACGCGGCTTAGTAGCCAGCGTATCGGACTGGGAAAAAGGCGGCCCCTCGCATCCGCAACTGCTGCGGTGGCTGGGGCGGCAGTTCGTGGCGTCCGGATATGACATGAAAGCCATCAGCCGGCTGATTTTGAATTCGCACGCGTATCAACGAGCCACCGACCCGACGCTCAGCGAAACCAGTCCGCTGTTCATCTCGCCCGCACCGCGCCGGCTGACCGCCGAGCAGATCGTCGATTCCGCTTTTCATGCCACCGGCACTCCCTTCGACCTGGAAGAAGTCAGTCTGGACATCGACAGCGTCCGCGCCGTGGCGACGACTATCTCGTTGGGTAAGCCACGGCGTTGTTGGATGCTGGCCTCCAGCTCCAACGAACGTGACCGCCCCAGTTTGTCCCTGCCGCGGATCACGGCGGTCACCAGCGTTTTAAAAACGTTCGGCTGGCGTGGAGCTCGACAGGATCCGCAGAGTCTTCGCGACACCGAATCCAACATGCTTCAGCCAGCAATCCTTGCCAACGGGGTGATGAGTATCTGGCTGACGCGGCTGAGTGACCGACACGGCATCACGCAACTGGCTCTTGAGGATCAACCGGTTGAGCAGCTGGTTGATCGCGTGTTCCTTCGTCTGCTCACGCGGCAACCGTCGGCCGAAGAGAAACAGCGTTACGTCGGCTTCTTGTCCGAAGGCTACGACACGCGAGTGATTCCCGCGGACCAGCGAATCCAACCAGTCTCCGGCAAGCGCGAACCGGTGCGTTATGTCAGCTGGTCGAACCACGTCGATGGTCCCGCCAATAGTCTGGCTCTGCAGAAAGAAGCCGAAGCCCGTCGCGGCGATCCTCCCAGCAACGCTCTGGACGAAGCGTGGCGACTCCGCATGGAGGACATGCTCTGGGCCTTGCTAAATTCCCCCGAATGGGTTTACACACCGTAG
- a CDS encoding DUF1501 domain-containing protein — MNRRHFLKQTGGLAGAALAGRGAIPSTALASPAVVNVPKGKAEHVVFIWLGGGMAQIDTFDPKRRGNSKASPRRAGSEYDRIDTVVPGVQFCEHLQRTAKVADRLTAVRTVNHHLVDEHAFGTNFVHTGRLISGSVTYPSIGSIISHIRGPANPDVPAYMLIGYPNVSRGPGYLGAKAGYVYLVDTDSGPAGFSRPQGLTADRVRRRQQLLQPLTQRVPDDSPIAQYRDAQAEALRLAGPDFMRHFRLQDEPDELRNAYGGEFGQRCLLARRLVQAGVRFVEVSHNLNFINGTGWDTHNEGQQNQHLLIKELDSALSTLITDLETQGILDKTLVAIGTEFGRPASYDARGGRGHQGSCFSLVLAGGGLNHQGAYGVTDDLSQKIVEAPVSVPDFHATMHAALGIDPAHELFDGSRPIPITDQGQPIAKLFA; from the coding sequence ATGAACCGACGACACTTTCTAAAACAAACCGGCGGACTCGCCGGAGCCGCATTGGCTGGCCGCGGAGCGATTCCTTCGACCGCGTTGGCCTCGCCGGCCGTGGTCAACGTCCCCAAGGGCAAGGCCGAGCACGTGGTGTTTATCTGGCTGGGCGGCGGCATGGCTCAGATCGATACTTTCGATCCCAAACGTCGCGGCAACTCGAAAGCATCGCCTCGACGGGCCGGTTCGGAATACGACCGGATCGACACGGTCGTGCCCGGCGTGCAGTTCTGCGAACACTTGCAACGCACCGCAAAGGTCGCCGATCGCCTGACCGCCGTCCGCACGGTCAATCACCACCTGGTCGACGAACACGCCTTCGGCACCAACTTCGTCCACACCGGACGTTTAATCAGCGGCAGTGTGACGTATCCTTCGATCGGTTCGATCATCAGCCATATCCGTGGCCCCGCAAATCCTGACGTGCCGGCTTATATGTTGATCGGCTATCCCAACGTCAGCCGAGGCCCGGGGTATTTGGGTGCCAAAGCCGGTTACGTATACCTGGTCGACACCGACAGCGGTCCCGCAGGCTTTTCACGACCGCAAGGCCTGACGGCGGATCGCGTCCGACGCCGCCAGCAACTGCTCCAGCCCCTAACGCAACGGGTCCCCGACGACTCACCGATCGCCCAATACCGCGACGCTCAAGCCGAAGCGCTGCGGCTGGCCGGACCGGACTTCATGCGTCACTTCCGGTTGCAGGACGAGCCCGATGAATTGCGGAATGCCTACGGCGGCGAGTTCGGGCAACGCTGTCTGCTGGCCCGGCGACTGGTGCAGGCCGGGGTGCGATTCGTGGAAGTCTCTCACAACCTGAACTTCATCAACGGCACCGGCTGGGACACGCACAACGAAGGTCAGCAGAACCAACATCTGCTGATCAAAGAACTCGACAGTGCCTTGTCGACCCTGATTACCGACCTGGAAACCCAAGGCATTCTCGACAAGACGCTGGTCGCCATCGGGACCGAATTCGGACGGCCGGCCTCATACGACGCTCGCGGCGGTCGCGGACACCAAGGCAGTTGCTTCAGCCTGGTACTCGCCGGCGGCGGTCTGAATCACCAAGGCGCTTACGGCGTGACGGACGATCTGAGCCAGAAGATTGTCGAAGCCCCGGTCTCCGTTCCCGACTTCCACGCCACGATGCATGCCGCGTTGGGGATCGACCCGGCTCACGAACTGTTCGACGGCTCACGTCCGATTCCGATCACCGACCAAGGCCAACCGATCGCCAAGTTATTTGCATAA
- a CDS encoding DUF1553 domain-containing protein: protein MTVLYRFPIAWLLLIAASLLPRAAWSDEPPTPQQLQFFEKHVRPLLIDQCYKCHSAKASKGGLRVDSRSSLLLGGESGPAIEPGDPEASVLIEAVRYESFEMPPSKKLNDQQIDVLSKWIAMGAPWPGDHQDVVRRPEGKTFTDEELNWWAFQPRTDPTPPTELVRAEWCRNEIDRFIAAEHDRQQLVPAPEADRATLLRRLYFDLVGLPPTPEEVQAFAQNTDPQAYEQVVDDLLKRPEYGERWARHWLDLVRYAESDGYRADIARPQAWRYRDYVIESFNNDKPYDRFVQEQLAGDELFPDDPAALIATGFMRHGIFEYNVPDIRGQWDNILNEITDVTGDVFFGLGFQCARCHDHKFDPLLQQDYFRLRAFFEATLPRDDVIAATAEQKAQHAAQLAVYQEKTRELRAELNALLEKPLQDIFEATIKRYPDDLKELIRKAPDDLSPYERQLFQFADRLVRHEQARVDSRAKAETKDQILALRRELAKFDSLKPKSLPRPMTITDVGSVAPPTIIPKKKTVVAPGFPTILAPELPPITPPQTPDHFSPTTGRRSVLARWLTRPDNPLSARLIVNRVWQYHFGRGLAANSSDFGHLGGPPSHPELLDWLSNRFVEDGWRLKSLHRQIVTSATYRQSASHPQLAKFQRKDPSNRWYWRGEVRRLDAEQIRDSIVAVTDQLQSTRGGPGVLADRPRRSIYTRVMRNSLDPLMKAFDLPQFISSTSDRDATTTPVQSLLLINSQVMLAHATALAERVQAVEHNGDNDDKNVTARIERLWWLAFGRQPTSNELAEATAFLIAQEQTRSGERSDDGVPANVTTGQVPYRDGQAVLFEDPPQQESFSIPAEPRLDAENFTFEAIFQLRSVYSSGAVRTLGAKMARIDSRSGWLFAISGKGSRRKPQSPVLQIFGLNAQGKAQEVVLFSDHHLELNKPYYAAVSVRMAQPDTPGVVRFHLKDLSNDDEPLSTVEFPNPLVSMTLNHDPLTVGSGRNGDRFDGLIDEVRLSNRVLEKPELLLASEQIAPATVGYWRFESQPGLLEDSVPDGLRIELGGRGPQFTPAEAAFVDLCHVLLNSNEFLYVR from the coding sequence ATGACTGTTCTTTATCGGTTTCCGATTGCTTGGCTGCTGTTGATCGCCGCAAGCTTGCTTCCGCGTGCTGCCTGGAGCGACGAACCGCCTACGCCGCAACAGCTGCAGTTCTTTGAAAAGCACGTGCGGCCATTGCTGATCGACCAGTGTTACAAGTGCCACTCGGCGAAAGCTTCCAAAGGCGGCCTGCGGGTCGATTCCCGTAGCTCGCTGCTGCTGGGCGGTGAGTCGGGACCGGCGATCGAACCGGGAGATCCGGAGGCCAGCGTGCTGATCGAAGCGGTGCGTTATGAATCGTTTGAGATGCCACCGTCGAAGAAGTTGAACGACCAGCAGATCGACGTGCTGAGCAAGTGGATCGCAATGGGGGCCCCTTGGCCGGGTGACCACCAGGACGTCGTCCGGCGTCCGGAAGGCAAGACCTTCACCGACGAAGAACTCAACTGGTGGGCCTTCCAACCGCGGACCGATCCCACGCCGCCAACCGAGCTCGTCCGGGCCGAATGGTGCCGCAACGAGATCGACCGGTTCATCGCCGCCGAGCACGATCGCCAGCAACTTGTCCCCGCCCCGGAGGCCGATCGCGCGACGTTGTTGCGTCGACTGTACTTCGATCTTGTCGGCTTGCCGCCCACGCCGGAGGAAGTGCAGGCGTTTGCACAAAACACCGACCCACAAGCTTACGAACAAGTCGTCGACGATTTGCTGAAGCGCCCCGAATACGGCGAACGTTGGGCGCGGCACTGGCTGGATCTGGTGCGATACGCCGAATCCGACGGTTACCGCGCCGACATCGCTCGCCCCCAAGCATGGCGGTATCGAGACTATGTGATTGAGTCCTTCAACAACGACAAGCCGTACGATCGGTTTGTCCAAGAACAATTGGCCGGTGACGAACTGTTTCCCGACGATCCCGCCGCGCTGATCGCCACCGGGTTCATGCGACACGGGATCTTTGAGTACAACGTTCCCGACATCCGCGGCCAATGGGACAACATCCTGAATGAAATCACCGATGTCACCGGAGACGTCTTCTTCGGATTGGGTTTCCAATGTGCTCGCTGTCACGACCACAAGTTTGACCCGCTGCTGCAGCAGGATTACTTCCGTCTGCGGGCCTTCTTTGAAGCCACCTTGCCCCGCGACGATGTGATTGCGGCCACCGCGGAACAAAAGGCCCAGCACGCTGCCCAACTGGCCGTGTATCAAGAGAAGACACGCGAACTGCGTGCGGAATTGAACGCCCTGCTGGAAAAACCGCTGCAGGATATATTCGAAGCGACCATCAAACGGTATCCGGATGATTTGAAGGAGCTGATCCGCAAAGCCCCTGACGACCTGAGCCCCTACGAAAGGCAACTGTTTCAATTCGCCGATCGCTTGGTGCGTCACGAGCAGGCCCGTGTCGATTCCCGCGCGAAAGCGGAGACCAAGGATCAGATTCTGGCCCTGCGCCGTGAACTGGCCAAGTTCGATTCGCTGAAGCCGAAATCGCTGCCACGGCCGATGACGATCACCGATGTCGGCAGCGTCGCCCCGCCGACGATCATCCCCAAGAAAAAGACCGTCGTGGCTCCCGGCTTTCCCACGATCTTGGCCCCCGAACTTCCCCCCATCACGCCTCCCCAGACGCCCGACCATTTTTCGCCCACCACAGGTCGGCGTTCCGTCCTGGCTCGCTGGCTGACGCGTCCCGACAATCCGCTTTCGGCGCGTCTGATCGTCAACCGCGTGTGGCAATATCACTTCGGTCGAGGCTTGGCGGCAAATAGCAGCGACTTCGGCCACCTGGGCGGGCCTCCCTCACATCCCGAATTGCTCGACTGGCTGAGCAATCGGTTTGTCGAGGACGGCTGGCGGCTGAAGAGCCTGCACCGACAGATCGTCACTTCGGCGACCTATCGACAATCGGCGTCCCATCCCCAACTGGCGAAATTTCAGCGAAAAGATCCTTCTAATCGTTGGTATTGGCGAGGCGAAGTGCGTCGTTTGGATGCGGAACAGATCCGCGATTCGATCGTCGCGGTGACGGACCAACTGCAATCGACTCGCGGCGGTCCCGGTGTGCTGGCCGACCGACCCCGCCGCTCGATCTACACTCGCGTGATGCGGAACAGCCTCGATCCGTTGATGAAAGCGTTCGATCTGCCGCAATTTATTTCCAGCACTTCCGACCGCGATGCCACCACCACTCCGGTGCAATCGCTGCTACTGATCAACAGCCAAGTCATGCTGGCGCACGCCACAGCACTGGCCGAGCGAGTGCAGGCTGTCGAGCACAATGGCGATAACGATGACAAAAATGTTACCGCAAGAATCGAGCGGTTGTGGTGGCTGGCCTTCGGGCGGCAGCCAACATCGAATGAACTCGCCGAAGCGACGGCGTTCCTGATCGCCCAAGAACAGACGCGCAGCGGTGAACGGTCCGATGACGGCGTACCTGCCAATGTCACCACCGGCCAAGTTCCCTATCGCGACGGGCAGGCGGTACTGTTCGAAGACCCACCGCAACAGGAAAGTTTTTCAATCCCCGCCGAGCCGCGATTGGATGCCGAGAACTTTACTTTCGAAGCCATCTTTCAATTGCGGTCGGTGTATTCGTCGGGAGCGGTCCGCACGCTGGGAGCGAAGATGGCTCGGATCGATTCCCGCTCGGGCTGGTTGTTTGCGATCTCCGGCAAGGGCTCGCGCCGCAAACCGCAATCTCCCGTCCTGCAAATCTTCGGACTCAATGCTCAGGGCAAGGCGCAAGAGGTCGTTCTGTTCTCGGATCATCACCTGGAACTTAACAAGCCCTACTACGCGGCGGTCAGCGTGCGGATGGCACAGCCGGACACCCCGGGTGTGGTGCGGTTCCACCTTAAGGACCTGAGCAACGACGACGAACCGCTATCGACGGTGGAATTCCCCAATCCGTTGGTCTCGATGACGCTCAACCACGACCCGCTAACTGTGGGATCGGGCCGTAACGGCGATCGTTTTGATGGTTTGATCGACGAAGTCCGGCTTTCCAATCGCGTTCTCGAGAAACCTGAACTACTACTTGCCTCGGAGCAAATCGCTCCGGCAACCGTCGGCTATTGGCGGTTCGAGTCCCAGCCGGGATTGCTAGAAGACAGCGTTCCCGACGGATTACGAATCGAACTCGGTGGACGCGGTCCGCAGTTCACGCCTGCCGAGGCAGCGTTTGTCGATCTTTGCCATGTGTTACTGAACTCCAATGAGTTTTTATATGTCCGCTAA